Sequence from the Haloarcula sp. CBA1127 genome:
TCGGTGATTGTCGCTGGTTGGCTGTGCTTCCCGAGGTCAACTGCGAGTTCGAAGACTGCTGTTTCGACGAACAGCTCGTCCAGCCGGAGGACTTGGACGGTTCCGTCATCGGGGAACTCTTCGGTTCGATGCGGGTTCGTTGCCCACTCGGTGAGCTGTTCGGCGACGCGTCGCTCGTACTTCGGCTGGACGGGAACGATGACGAACGGGTTTCGGATGCCGCGTCGCCCGTCGGCGAACTGTGCGACCCGATCTGTGAAGTCTTGGAAGGGACGGTTGGTCGTCATCGGATGATCACCCCCGTTTCAGTCCGCTCGATACTGAGGTCGTGGTGTTCGACGAGCCGTTCCAGTTCGGAGTCCAGCGGTCCGCGATCCGACGGGAGAACCCCGATCGCCGTGATGTCTGTGGGAGACTGCTCCCCAACGAGTGTCTGTAGCTCTTCGAACGTATCCCGTAATTCGTCGATGTCGCTGCCTGCAACCACAGCGAGGGGTTCGCTGTCGAGGAGTGTGTTCGTCGCTCGAATGGAGTCGTCAGCCTCGGCGTTGGTCGTTCCGCTGATCACCATCGACACCGCGTCCGAGACGTCCTCGTGCCACGATGCAGCTCGGCGGAGCGGTGTGATGTACTCGCTCTCGAAGGCCGGCCGAACGTTCGAACCGAACTCGCTCGCGGGCTGAATCCACCGATGCTCCTGCAACTCGTCGACGAACGCATCGATCTCAGTTTCCGCTCGGAGCGAGTGCCATGCGGTCTCGATCGCGTCGTCAAGCGCCGGTACAGTGGTTTGGGCGTCGTTGAACCGATCCCAGCCATCGTGTGTCCACCACTCGCCATCGTAGTCGTCGATGCTCTCGCGAAGTGTCTGGCTGGCCGTGTCGCACTCCTCGGTCAGCCAGTCGTACGACTGCTGGGCGAGAGTCAACTGTGCGTCGATTCGTGTGAGCGCGGGCAGGCGCAAACTCCACACCTCCTCGGCGTCGTCGTACCACTCCTGGGCGTTATTGGTTGCTTCGACGATGTCCTCCCAGTCAGTGTTGCGTGACTTGACGGCCTCTCTTCGGTCGATCGCACTCTGCTGCTCGGCTTTGAGCTCCTCGACGAACGACTCAAGGAGGTTGCGGACGGGTCTCGTTTGAATGTCACTCTCGGCGACCAGTTTGACGTCCTCCACGAGACTACCGAGTCGACCTTCGAGCGTGTCGTTCGCGGACTGTAGCCTGACGATTCCGTCCGGGATGGTTTCCGTCGAGTCGATGAATCCGCCCTCGCGGAGAGTTCCTCGGACACCGCCATTCCCCGCGATCTTGAGACGTGTCGTCGTCAGTTTGTTCAGATCGATGACTGCGTCGAGTTCGAGGGAGTCACCCGTTTCGTCGACGGGCAGGAAGTCCCCCTTCCGGCAGAGGCCCCAGATAATTGCACACAGCGCCGGGCGGGCGTCCTCGTAGATCGGCTTCTTCTTCACAATGCCGTCGAGGACCGTCGCCATCGCGAGGTTCCCGCCGCGTTGCTTCAACTGTCGGCCGGTGAAGGCGCGTACGTTGTTCTGGATCGACCCACCGTGCGTTTCGGGGTCTTCGGTCGCAACATCGATCTGCTGGGCCCACACAGGGAGCGGGTCCTGGGCGGAGAGGCCCTGGAGCTCCTGTAAGTGTTCGTCGCTGACCTGCAGCATTACGGGATGGAAGTCGTCGGGATAGTTGACATCGAGATACTCCTCGACTCCCGTGCCCATGCCCCCGATCTGATCGCCTCGATCCTTGATGTCGAATGCCCCGCTATTGAGGGCCCCCGCGAGCTTGCTCTGAACGCGAGCCCCGCGGTCGGAGAGGTCACGCTCGACGGACTGTGGGAGCGTATGGTCTCCGACGGCATCTCTGAGCGACCACCACTCGATGAGGCTATCTCGGAGATCGTCGAGTCCGTCCTGCCCAATCGTCCATTCGAGCGGGTCGCCGTCGTAGTCGACGTCTGCTGCAACGGGAGAAATTCCTTCGACGGCGACCTCGACATCGAGTGCGTCCTCAGCGTCGACCGTTGTATCGAGTTCGATCCCGTCGATACTGAATCCGTAGCGAACGGGATACTGCTCGCCGGTATCCCCGTACTCGGCCGACGTCGGCAGTGAGAGGTCGCGCACGATGTCCTCCCAGAGATACCTGTCCACGGCTTCGATGATGGACTGCCAGTCCGGATTGTCGAGATTTTCCTCGGCGGCCTCGATGATCTCGCGCTCTTCAGGATGCGTGAACGCGTACTTCGGCCCGGTTTCGTCGTGCGTGGGGCGGATGAATTTCCGAAGCCGTTGGAGGGAATCCTCGACGCGGTTCTCCATCTGGAACTGAGTCGGGCCATCGAGGTCGCTCAACACGGCGACTGCGAGGTTCCGCTCGGACATCGGAATGGTGTCCGGGATGTGCTGGAGGAGCAGCACGGCCTTCGCGACATCCACGTCGGTCTCTTCCAGCTGGCCTGCCTCGTATTGTTCCTCGATCTCCTCGATGACGCCCACGTCCTGTGGCGTAATGTCATCGAGCTCCGGTTCGATGAGGTCGTAGAAGTCGACCAGCGAAATGACGTTGGTCTCGTTGCCGGCCTCCAGCCACTCTTGCAGGAGTCCGTGAACGAGGGCCAGAATCGCTCGTGCGGTTCCCGAGAAGATCGACTTCGCCGGGTCGTGTGCTTCCTGCCGGAGGTTCGAGAGGATCTCGAGGAACAGCGGTGGCTGATACGGGAGGAACGGATAGAACTCGATGAGACGCTCGCGATCGATGTTGTCGAGCGGGGGTTCGGTGTTTTGTTCGATGCCGGAGTACACGAGCAGTGTCTCGGGTTCGTTGCTGGTTCGGTCGAGGACGCGCTCCGTGCCCTCCCTCCCGGCTTCCGACTTCTTGAGTAGCCGTTGCGTCGATATTTCGCCGACGTGTCGGCTCGGCAGGCCAAACCGATGCGGGAACCGGTCCTTGACGATGCTGAAGTCGGCCCCGCGAGCCGCGAACTGCGGCTGGACGTCCTCGATTTTGGCCTGTGCCGTCGCCACCAGTTGGATGTCGCCGTCGCCGGTCTCGTCGACGCTCTCCGCGAGCGTCTGCAACTCGGTGAGGCGGTCGAAATCCGTCCCGATGAAGAGACTGACCTCGTCGAGCAACAGCACGAGTTTGACTGGGCGGCCGAGTTCTGCTTCGCGGTCGCTCCGCAACTGTTCGAGGCGCTCGACCATCGCCTGCGGGTCGAGATCAGACGGCATCAGGTCGTCTAGACCATCCACCGTGCCGGTCTCCTGCTCGAAGAGGGTGGGTAGAACGGCGTCCGCGAGAGCGTTGTACTGCTGAACGTCCTCCCAGTCGTACTTCTCGGGGCTGTCAACCGTACTCCGGAGTGCCGTTTGGGTGTTGGGGGTCCGGTTGTCCCACGCGTCGGTCGTCCGGTACCAGTCCTCGAAGAAGGCGACGTCGAGCTGCGACGAGAGCCCTCCCTCGGTACCGGTGAGCCGTTCCGACATATGAGCACTGCGGAGGACAATCTCGCTGAAGCTCAGTTTCTTCTGGCCCTGATGCTTCAGGAGGTTCACCGAGATCGGGATGACCTCGTACTCATCGTGGATCGACGACCACGTGAATTCGAGCGTGTCAAGCTCACGACCATCGGTTAGTTGCTCCCAGACCTGATCTCGCTGTCGGAGCCATTCGCTGTCTAACAGACCACGAAGCACGCTGAGGAGGTGGCTCTTCCCGCTCCCGTAGTACCCGTAGAGCCAGTAGTTCGCACCCGACCGCATATCCTCGGAACGGCCAAGCAGGCGCGAGAAGAAGTCGGACATGAAGTCCTCGGACTCCTCCGTCACGTGGTAGGTATCGATCGAGTCCAGCCGGTGATCCCGCCCGTCGTCTTCGCGATCGATGCGCACGGACTCCTCGAAGTCGCTCCCGACATCGGCGGCGAACCAGCCCTCGTCTGTCATACTTCGCCCTCCCACGGTTCAGCCCAGCCGTACGTGTCGTCGACCGGCTGGAGCCGTAATTCACCGTGAATCCCGCTCGCTTCCCAGTTCGGATCGTCGCTCACGCGCTCGGCCAGGGAGTCCCAGTACTGGTCCGACTGGAAGAGGTAGAGCCAGCCGGTCGGCTGGGAGAGCCAGTCGTCGCCTTGGCTCTCCCACGAGTAGCCTGATGCGACGAGTAACGGCGTCGACCCGAGATTTGGGATCTGTCCCTGCAAGGTCTGTTGTGTGTCGAGAACACCGATATCGCGCAGCACCGATCGGAGCCCCTCTCCCCACCGGCGCGTCGTCGATTCCGCATAGTCAAACTCGCTCCCGTCGTCGTAATGGAACTCACTTAGGAGACGCTCTAACGTCTCCTGCTCGAAGCCCAGTCCGTCGACACCGGACTCCTGCAGGCGGTCGACGTATCGATGCACCGTGTACTTCACGAGGGGATCGTCTTCCAGCAAATAGAAATACAACACCTGCGCTTTGTCACGTACCGTTTCACACTGGTCGAGTACAGAGGGGAGCTGGACAATAGACGGAAGCTCGCTACCAGCGGTCTTGAACCGCGAACTGAGAGCGCGGTAGATTCCTTTCGAACTCCCACGCGTGCTGCGCTCGTCAAATCGCTCTTCGATCCACTTCTCTTCGACAACCGTCCAGTCCCGATGATGGGCGTACAGTCGAGCAAGCGTCTCCGCTCTATCAACGAGAAGCCCGCATTTAGTGAGAACCATCGTCACTTCGTCGTCAGAAAATGTCGAGTCGAGCGACGGTAGAGAAGCACCCCTCCCGTCGGTGCGGAGAGTCATATATCATCTCGAACCAGCCACACCACTTAGTTGATAGGGAAAAGCGAACCGGGGACGGCTGGCAACCCGAGCGTTCAAGCGTCGGTTAGCAGGTCACGTCTTCGGCTGGGTCAGGAACGGTCTTGGATATCTGTAGCGCCCACACCCCGGACTCCTTCTGTTCGACGGCCACCCGTGGCGGTGCCGAGGTACGATCTTCGAGAGCTCCGCTAACATCGCCCGGACGGGTGTCAGTTACGAGATGGAGCGACTCACCGGGAGCGAGCGCGCCGACCGTCCCAGCGCCCGCTGCGGTCAGGAAGTCGCGCCGTGACAGCTGCACCGGACATCACTCCGTTGGACAGCGTGTATCTGCATACGTGGGACCCACGGCCTTTGCTAAATGAACGATACTACAGGTTCCCAATTTGTGAGACGGGGCACGAAAATATTCGGCGAAAAATGGTCTAAGGACGGGCTTCTGTTTTCAATACTTGACTTGTCGAAGACTATCTGTACCTACTCCGGGAGATAAAAATCGGATTTCGATTGTCTGTGCGGGGACTTGTTCCTGAGCTGGGCGATCTTGGACGGGTTCCGATGGCGAACGATGACGACGTCGTAGGCGTCGTCCGAGGCAATCGACCCGCCGACACTGCTGATGCTCGTGACGAGGTGGCCGGCGTTTTCGCTCCCGATGAATACCATTGAGGCGTCTTCTCTCTTGGCCATCTTACGGATAGCTTTCGCTACAGCCCCAGCCGGCGCGTATCGATCTACGACTGTATGGCGGAAATCCGAACTCGGACACAGGTCCATCACCTGTTCATGCAGTGAGGTGACGACTGTCTCCAGATCGAATTCTTCGTTCGGCCCGATCCAGTCGCGTTCTCGGGCGTACTTGGCATTCTCGTTCCGAATAACACTGATTGCCAACACGTCCTCTTCGAAGACAGTGCCGAATTCCGTCGCCCGAACGAGTGCTGCCTCGGCCAGTTCGGAGCCGTCGAACGGCACAACGAGTGTCATATGCTGACTACCGGAGCAGTAGACAAGTAACATACCGTCCGTTCTTACAACGCGGGAAGACAGCGCCCGAATCTAAGAGCCAGTACCGAACCTATACCCGAGAAAACCCGCACGTAGAACGGTAGTCAATCAACTCCCAAGTGACAACCGTTCGTCGCCCATTCGCTTGCCCTGCGCAACGAGACGCGCTCCGTAGTTGGTCCGGGCATCATCCCAGGACGCCAGTGCGTCTCCGAGCGAACTGTGGCGGTCGAGAGCGGCTTTTAGCTCGACGGCGTCGCTGGCCGCCTTCGCAGTGCCAGCGGCCGTGTGCGGGCGGGCGACGAACGCCGCATCACCGAGCAGACAGACTCTATCGACTGTCATCTGGGGGATTTGCAGGTCGTAAATCGCCTGCACGAAGGGAGCCGCTGTTGTTGCAACGAGGTCGGCGAACACGGGCGGCAGTATCTCGGTCGCCCGCTCGCGCTGGCGCGTTTCGACCGAGTTTTGGAGGTGCCCCGGCGACACGCTGAACTGCTGGCTCGCTCCTGTTGTGTCAGTGAAAATAGTCTCACGCTCTCGCCCGGAGAGCGTATCGTACCAGACCCAGTTGAGACGGCGGTCACCTGGGGCGGTGCTGCCATCCTCGCCCGGGATGAAGTACGCGAGGATGAGCGTTCGCTTCCCCTGATAAAAGGTGAAACGGCCATCGAACGCGTCGATGATCGCGTCCGAAACGTCAGCCTCCGGGACGACACCACGCCAGGCGACGTAGTCAGCAAACTCCGCGTCGGTGTCGGGAAACAGTTGTGCCCGGGCTGTAGACCGCCCGCCGTCGGCGGCGACGACCAAGTCGGCGGTGGTCCGATCCCCGTCGGCGAATCTAACCGTGCCGTCTGTGGCCCTGACGCCCGTGACAGTCCGACCGGTGTGGTACCGGTCATCCGGGAACGCCGCTCGCAACTGCCGATAGACAGCGTCCCAGGAGGTGAACACCATTGAATCTGGTGTCGATGTCCGTACATCGCCGTCAGCGGTCAGAAAGCGCCGCTCACTGGCTCGGGTAGTTATGTTCGCTGGGTCGACGATTTCGTGGCGCGAGAGGAACTGGCGGATTGACTGCTGGGCGACGATGCCGCCGCCGCGACTTCGGAGGTCGCCAGCCGATTGTTCGGCGATTGTTACGTCGTGGCCTGCACTGCCGAGAGCGATGCCGGTAAACAGGCCGCCCATCGACCCGCCGGAGATGGTGACGGACAGGGAATCGGATGGTTCGTTGGCGAGGTCCTGAGACACGGCCCCTCTCAGCGCTTGCCGTACGAAAGGCCTCTGGTCACCGGCCGATGACAGTATCGATCCCGAACACAGTCCTGTGAGGCGCTACTGAAACTCCTGCGCCGCTTCCGCTGTAAATTATCATACTACGAAGTACCAGTGGTTGCTTCACACCGAGTCGGACTATTAATGTCAGTCTACACTAAATGCGACGTATGCGAGTCGCGGCAGTCGGAATCGGTGGTGCTGGAGGCCGGATCGTCGAGCGGCTATGGCAGGACAACGAACGCCGCGAAACGACGTATCTCGGCGCGGCCTGTGCCCTCGACACGGACACCGAAGCACTCACTGAACTCGACGCACTTCCGGACGACCGTCGGCACACCTTCGGACTCTCCGAAACAAACGGGAGCGGAACGAACGGGGACCGGACGAACGGTGCCGCCGCCATCGAAGACGAACGGCTCGAAGTGCGCCGGGCAATAGATGAATTGGTGACGAGCGATATCGACGCAATCGTCCTCGTGGCCGGGCTTGCTGGCGGGACGGGTAGCGGCGCCACCGCCCACATTGCTGATGCGCTCAGAGAGGTTTACACGATCCCAGTCTACTGTCTGGCGGTGTTGCCCGCCGGCCGAGACGACGAAGCAGCCGCGAACACCATCAAAGCACTCCGGGCGCTGGAATCGACCGTCGACGGGCAGATACTGTTCGATAACGAAGCGTGGCTCGGCAGCGGGCAGACGGTCGAGGCGGCCGCCGAGACACTGAACGAGACGGTCGTGACGCGGCTGGCGGCGCTGTTCGCAGCAGGCGAGGCGACGGCATCCGAGGCAGTCGGCCAGAGTGTCGTCGACGCCAGCGAAATAATCAACACCCTCTCAGACTCAGGTTTCACGGCGCTTGGCTACGCCAGTCAGGACCTGCAATCGGCCGATGGCGGGGGTGACGGGACAGTCATAGACCAGCTCAAGAACCGTTTTCTCGGCGACAGCTCAGACGACGTCGACGAAATCGAGGCATACAACGCCGTCGAGACGACACTTCGCCGCGCTGTACGCGGCAAACTGACGACCCAGTGCGGGCTGGATTCGGTCGATAGAGCCCTGGCCGTGTTTGCCGGACCGCCTGAGTGGTTGATCCGGGACGCCGTTACCGACGGGCGGCGATGGCTCACGGAGGAGCTCCAGTCACCAGAGGTGCGAAGCGGCGATATGCCGACGCCCGGTCGAAACACGTTGTCGGTTCTGGTCGTACTCAGCGGCGTTTCAGAACTGCCGCGGCTGGTGGAACTCAAAACGCTGATCGACGAATCGGAATAAGACGGCCCGTTAGATTCTCGCGTTAGTACACATAGCTTTAGCAAATCATCGTGGGGTGGGGACATGTGAGTGGAACTGTCGAGTGGCAACCGTCCGTGCAGCTACACGTCAACTGACAACCACGGACTCTACCAGTTGCGACTTTCTTCGCTCGCATCGTCTGACCTTCGAAGGTAAGTCGATGGAGCGTCCCAGTTTAGCGATGGCCCGAAGTCCCGAAAA
This genomic interval carries:
- a CDS encoding twin-arginine translocation signal domain-containing protein gives rise to the protein MQLSRRDFLTAAGAGTVGALAPGESLHLVTDTRPGDVSGALEDRTSAPPRVAVEQKESGVWALQISKTVPDPAEDVTC
- a CDS encoding universal stress protein codes for the protein MTLVVPFDGSELAEAALVRATEFGTVFEEDVLAISVIRNENAKYARERDWIGPNEEFDLETVVTSLHEQVMDLCPSSDFRHTVVDRYAPAGAVAKAIRKMAKREDASMVFIGSENAGHLVTSISSVGGSIASDDAYDVVIVRHRNPSKIAQLRNKSPHRQSKSDFYLPE
- a CDS encoding tubulin/FtsZ family protein, translated to MRVAAVGIGGAGGRIVERLWQDNERRETTYLGAACALDTDTEALTELDALPDDRRHTFGLSETNGSGTNGDRTNGAAAIEDERLEVRRAIDELVTSDIDAIVLVAGLAGGTGSGATAHIADALREVYTIPVYCLAVLPAGRDDEAAANTIKALRALESTVDGQILFDNEAWLGSGQTVEAAAETLNETVVTRLAALFAAGEATASEAVGQSVVDASEIINTLSDSGFTALGYASQDLQSADGGGDGTVIDQLKNRFLGDSSDDVDEIEAYNAVETTLRRAVRGKLTTQCGLDSVDRALAVFAGPPEWLIRDAVTDGRRWLTEELQSPEVRSGDMPTPGRNTLSVLVVLSGVSELPRLVELKTLIDESE
- a CDS encoding FAD binding domain-containing protein, whose product is MSVTISGGSMGGLFTGIALGSAGHDVTIAEQSAGDLRSRGGGIVAQQSIRQFLSRHEIVDPANITTRASERRFLTADGDVRTSTPDSMVFTSWDAVYRQLRAAFPDDRYHTGRTVTGVRATDGTVRFADGDRTTADLVVAADGGRSTARAQLFPDTDAEFADYVAWRGVVPEADVSDAIIDAFDGRFTFYQGKRTLILAYFIPGEDGSTAPGDRRLNWVWYDTLSGRERETIFTDTTGASQQFSVSPGHLQNSVETRQRERATEILPPVFADLVATTAAPFVQAIYDLQIPQMTVDRVCLLGDAAFVARPHTAAGTAKAASDAVELKAALDRHSSLGDALASWDDARTNYGARLVAQGKRMGDERLSLGS